Below is a genomic region from Culicoides brevitarsis isolate CSIRO-B50_1 chromosome 2, AGI_CSIRO_Cbre_v1, whole genome shotgun sequence.
AAGGAGCGGAAGTGGTGTCACGTGAAAAAGTAAGTAGTAAAAAGATGTTTTGGAAAGTTTGTTGACGTCAAATTGATCGAACTTGAGGATGATTAATTGTAAcctgaaatattttaagatatttattagtcattaaaatgtttttggggGATTTTCGGATACGTCACAAGTTGTAAGgtttttttgaccaaatttttccattgacctacttttgtttttagaacatttaaaaattcatgatggaaaaattaaaattttataattttttttgtaaaatttttaatatttttactcactaaaattaaattattttcgataaattcgagttttcgcgattttttctcaaatttcagaaaaatattggaataaaatttttgaaaaaattagtaaattattaaaaaaaaaaatgagaaaattaggcttttctgcaaaaattatgaaataagtaaaataaaaagattttaagttatttcagattttttttttttaattttaaaattatttttttttaatttttaataaaattttgtgattttgagTCTTCAACTGACTTGAATTCgatacaaataaatttgtcaccttaaatttaaaaacttttcactcATTAAGGCTCATTAGAAATTAATCttgaattaactttaaaaaaataaattaatttgacttaagctaaagtttcaaaaattaatcaaatatcatattttaatttttttttattttttaaatatttgactttataaaattatttatttaataataaagaagtcaagtcacttatttttttcaaatttttctaaaagaaaattaaataggtaaattagatttgactttaaaatttttgcagctTAGCCTGATATCacgaataatttcttaaaaaatatttttttaaacatttttcgatgtttatagaaattttacaaatatttaatggaaCATATCAATCAGATAATAAAATCAGAACCTCATTTAAAAGGTTTCAAGGGAAAATCCAAAACTAGTAACTCGTCAATGACATAACAAACATCACCTAAATTCGTTCAAGATAATTcgttatctttaattttataaaatcgaaaaattttaaaacaaattgaaaCTCATTGAAATCCACACGATAAGGTTCAAAAAACTCGAGAGTCTCATAAAACACTGATAAACTTACCCACAACTGCTGATAACCGTCCAACAATCATAAAATTGGTTATCTCTGAAACGCACACACAACATTCACTCGTGAACTCGCCATTCACCGCAATTCCAGATCAATGTTAGTTGGAttaagcgacgacgacgacgatcttCAGTCGACCACCATCTAAACAAACATTCGCTTGCATCTCGGTTGCATtggcaaagcaaaaaaaaattaacatactCTTTCATCGCAGAAGGAGGAGAAATTTGAAGTGtaacaattattaataaattattcgcATTAAAAAGAAACTTATAACGTAACACAATTATCAGTGTCCGGTTAACTTTTTTGACCAACATCCGAAGTGTGAACTCGACATGAtcacaaataaatgaaaaaaaaataaaaataaggaacAAAGACCCTCCTACAAGAAATACGTGACTGGAATCTTGATGATAAGTATGatattcaacataaaaaaaaatataaaaaaaatataattaaacattggaaataaaaaagagtcTTTGAAATGTGTGCTGTTTGATGTCTACAGCCACAAATACGCGTagtgaacataaaaaaattgaacgaggTACGCGCGCGATCTTCAACATGTTTGCTTGTGTGTGCGACGGAGACAAGTTGTGTACGGGACTACACACACGGAATAATAACTGAAAAAGATTGACGTCAATAGccgatttcaaaattattgttttacatCTCTCGGCGTGGAGTACGACAACGCACAGCTTCAGTATGCTGCTCAACTTGATACGTGCAAGCAGTGctatttttttgctcgtcaGACCTACTAAGGAGGAATATTGAgccaaaacacaaaaattcgcAGTATGTTACTAGAACGCCGTAACATTTAAAGTATTATTGtcacacataaaaataaaaaaaaaaataataacaaaaaaaaaaaatgaacaagacaataaaaacaataaatgcaGAAATTATCGTCTCTTGACACCAAGTctcacattaaattaaattaaattaaagtgttAGTCACCAGAGacgctttttaaaaaaaagttattagcaccaaacaaaaatagaattaaaataaataaaaaaaaattaagagactgataattattaaaataaataaataaaaatgccaGCAATTTGCAAGCCAATCGCATGGACAAACGAAAAGCTCCGACCGTGCCTGGATAGATTGGAACGGTCCGAAAGCAGTAGTGCGATacgaaaatgtattttaaatctGTTATTTGAGGTAAGTGTCTGCATATTATTTTGTGTTCTCGATTATTCATCGGCGTCAATCGACATTTAACAGTCACGTTTGATGTTTCCGATTTATAAACACACACTCGAAAAAGgcggaaatttttgtttaaattaaaattttaaaataaatcaaaatctgGAAAATTGAGCGTGTCTCGATGACTTACAAGTCCCGGATTTACTGAGAaatcttatcaaatttttggggTAGTTAGATTTCTTCTTGAGTTATCTAAATTGCGGGAAATTAGCATTAAGCATTTGAGACGAAGACAAATATTTGCGTCACATCTTTGTGTGAATTAAATCCCACGCAACACTTAAACGGGACAACAGACgctttttatgcatttttttttctacggtGAATGTCGTCGGTGATAATTCTAGGTTTgttctgtgaaaaaataaaatttaattttattggtaAATGTTATGAATTATTGCTACTGTATTTATGAAAGACATTATTATGCAATTAGAATggcgttaaaaaataatttatttaattagtttttgatgGAATATTGCGGTTGGAATGTGAAAGATGAACTTTGCGGTGAGAGTcctaagaaataattaaatacctatttcttttgaatttagggaaataaaaattattggacaAAATTGGATAATCCCTAGCAACCggattaaagttttaattatgcaaaaataaaattattgcacttcgaatatttaaaaaatctaaaattatgtttttaataatttaaaaaattgtaattttttgtgaaaaaatatttttttatgttatattataaatttttaattattgacaaaaattaagtagtaggtgttaatttataaaaaaaaaaatattttttacttttattttttttaataatttaaaaaaccttcaaacctgtgagaattaaaaattaaaacctttgCAGTGCCgtccatttttttgaaatctttttaaataaaataatttttgcattttttaaaaattcataatttatttataaaatttcagtaattcagtaaaatttaaaaaaaaattaataaaattaaataaataaaacaaaaaaataaataaattaatagaaaaaaattttaataaaatttaattaaaataattctagaaaaaaaaaatattttcactaattttaatttatttagaatcatacataaatatttttgatagaaatttaaaaaaaattatcatttaaaaaaaaataattaattaattaaattaattaataaaaaattagcgaatatcgtttaaatttttaaaattttaaatttaattaaaatttaatttaatttaatttaaatttaaattttttaaattatattaaaattgcaatggatcaaatatgttgaaaattttttattaacttttataaattcgtttgacaatttttcaaaaattgtcgaaaaataaaaaaaattaattaatgaaaaaaaatataaattttgtaaaaaaaatcaataagaaTGATTCAAatatcttattaatttttttgccatttaaaatcaaaaaataacattctCTTCGTacactaaaacaaaaaaatagcgTGAAAAATTAGCTATTGAATAATAAACTCTAACATTAatgttaactttaatttatttattgacaataatttttaaaatgagcaaacaaaaatatgcgcaataaaaattaaagacactcgtaaaaaattattattctaaaatataattagaaaatttctcaaagacTTGcgtcatttgttttttttttattcttctaatcaaatcaaaaaataaattatctgcGTAATTTTCGACTTTGCTCTATTAATCGTTAATCAcgaaaaatcactttaaatttattacaaaatatctttccactctatttttttattttttcaagtgttGAGCCGAGCACATCCCATGCGAATTTCTTCCTCATGTTCACACTTCGCTGCGCACTCGAAATGTTTGTGCACTTCAAATCAgactaagattttttttgttttgtttcaaaaacacACTACacatttgtttgttgttgttgtgaatatataaaatgttaaTCTTATCATCTTTGAGATAAGTTATTCCTCATAAAGTGATATTCGTCTCGGACGACATTTCAGCAGATAATATCTTTTGATTGGAGTCAGACGTGTTTTTAGAGAGTTGTGTCGCAATTAACCTCTAAAAAAGTTCCGATCGAcagcaaataacaaaaatattcgataATTTCGAACACATTTAGTAGGTAATGAGGTTATCGtagagaaagaaaataaaaacaatgcgTACTTTTCGAAGGCGAAAATATCGAAACAATTAAACGCAATTCGTTgtattgacacaaaaatgactaatttctgaataaataattattgaaattaatatttccatTGAAAGATGTGACTTTTAcgcagaaattaattaatttttctcttctttgtATTTGCAGTTTCTGGATTTGAATCAACAGCAGGAGGAAGAACAAGAGCTCTTAAAGAATCCGCCGAGTAATATGTCACTGCCTTCATTCCTAGCAATTGTAAGTTTCGCCATCGTGTCTTTGTTATCTCGCTCGAGTATTTATCTTTCATTTCTTGCGCAAACAGAATGCTCTCGGATTAAGTATACCAGCAACGCCTCGTCTTCTGCACAACAAATATCTCTCGTGTCCCGAACACCTTCAAATTTCCGGGCACCAAGACACGGTAATTTTCCAGAATAGTCGAGTGCACAAGAAAATCAAGGATTTGAGTGATCCCGAGTTGGTGGCGTACCAAAAACTAACGGAAGACAGTTCCGCATACAAAGTTGCTCCGAGATTTTATGGCATCAAGACGTGCGACGACGGCATCTTCATCGAGCTGGAAAATCTGCTGAGCGGGTTTAACGACCCGTATATGATGGATATCAAAATGGggtaagaatttttgcattttttttttaaattaaggctGTTCcaaattcaaaatcaaatttttgttcaaaaaaatttttttttatttctgaaatgagagcttaaatttttcaaaattaaaaaattaatcaaaaaatttaatgaaaatttattaaagtcaCAAACggaagttttttattaaatttaataattaaaaaaatattaaaaattaaataattaattaaaaattttatgaaatatttattttcgttaaaattagcttttatgttgaaaaattttaaaaataatttttttttgaataaaaaaaaaattaaaaaataatcaaacaaaataatttttaaattatttatgatttttaattttttttttttttttttgaataaaattaactttaaatttgtttttaatttcaaataaatttggagcgtattaatttttttttaaatatttcaacattttctcataaatttaccttattttttcagttgtcGCACCTTCGTCGAATCCGAAGTCTCCAATACGGGTTTACGCAAAGACTTGTACGAGAAAATGAAGAGTATCGAGCCCAGCACCCTCAATACCGAAGATCACGCTTTGCAGGCTGTCACAAAGTTGCGCTACATGCAATTCCGCGAAAAAATGTCCTCGTCACATGAACGCGGCTTCCGAATCGACGCCGTCAAACTGCGTGGCTTATCACCAGTGCGCGATCTCAAAACAATTCGCAGCAAGGAGGAAATCGAACAACTTATCAGCATTTTTATGAGCATGCGACCGGCGGCGATCAAAGAAATCTACAGAAGACTGAAGTCCATGCGGAGCGTCATGGAGCAAAGCGAGTTCTTTAAAAAGTTCGAGATTATTGGCAGTAGTATTTTTATCGTGTACGACGAGAAGAAGGCTGGCGTCTGGTTAATTGATTACGCAAAAGCGAATCAATTGCCCGAAGGCGTGACAATTAGTCATCGTAAGCCGTGGCAGCCGGGAAATCACGAAGAGGGACTCTTGTATGGCATGGATCAGCTCATCGGAGTCTTCAAAATCCTCAACGAGAGAATAGAAAAGAGTAAAAAGCGCCGCTTTTCCtacagcaaaacaaaaaatgaagaagctACCGAGAAAACTATTTGATTATCGCtagtttttaagtattttacgTAGTTTgtagatgaaaaattgttgatttttttttgtgaatgaatgtTACAGGTCGTTTAGAAAACGATAGCCATTTAAGTAGAAAATGTCGTCATTTCCTTTTAGTGTTAgctttttaagtcaattttaattattattaatttataaatcgGTCTTtcttgagagaaaaaaactcgaatgtcaaaaaaaatgatccaCTAGTCCTATGAATCCAGCTCGCAGAAGAgcgtaaaatatttacacaagtACGATAGTTAGCTATTAATTACACAAATatactgaaaaataataaaaaagtaatgttaaaatatttgaaaacaatttttttattgatttatttcatttcaacgCAAATTGTTGTAATTAAAAGTGCTCGAAGATGACACCAAGTGGCACAAGTTTTTTTAAGGTAACAAaaattctgtatttttttcgccACCTGCTCGGCAATGTTTTCATTCGAAATATTTGGTTGCTGAcgatttttgttggttttgtgGACAGTTTTGTGACGAGTCATTAACGGAATGCGTAAACAAAAGATTTCGAAATCGAGCACCATCTGTGAGTactttttagcagttttgttgttgttctacTGTATAACTTGTGTGAAGTTGTTAGTTATTTTATAACAGTTTTTCACCTGGAGCTTTAGTGTTTTTGTTAGTTAAAAGAATATTGTTTagtcttaaataaaaattatttaaataaataatttatttatttttttatttatttcaaataataaatttattatctaatttaatttaattatttaattatattcattaaaaatataaaaaaaataaataaaataaaaaatcttctacTTCTACAAGCTtcgttttcaacaaaaataacaaaaaacaagtaattttttaaattaaataattgacttCGAagcttcaaacaatttttgattttatttgttctttttaaattgtttcttagttatttatatttaactttgaaagaaataaaaaaaaaacaatgtgtAAATATATGATTTTTGCTGTTTGATAACtgcaaaaatatctttaaaaatttaaagttttttccttttcttagCTCTGaggttttaactttttaaattcagttttttcagttttttaaatattgtttttttttaaattgcttttagctatttttttaaaaaatttcccaaaattattacttttcaaatattttaatgtacatttttttactgttttttcaccatttttaatatttttttttaattttttttttaaatatttgattatttctaaatttttcaatttaaaatttcgaaaaaagtaGGTAGGGTATTTGTTGGCTTCCACCGCGGTCTCCAAAGAGTCCTATTGTGGATTAATATTAtcgaaaaaagtaagaaaattaaaaaaatgcgagaaaaaataataaaataatttttctttatattatatatcatattatatatattttgactatttttgCAAAGCGATAGTAACATAATACCTttaaccttcaaaaaaaatagtaattgggagaattttattttttcaagtgaaaaaGATACaagttttcttaatattttttttaaaataaataaaagaaatgtttttaaccgatttttgctttataaatttatgaaaattcatatttcatatatttaagttatatttattttcattattattttgtcttttttattatttacattcaatatttattttcatatattcattcatatttaaggtaattaattctttatattttattaattcaataattatacaaaattttaatatgaaatcaCCTAAAACTACCaagtttttttactttttcctagtttttataccaaaaaattttgaattattagaataatattttttaaatgaaaaacataaaattttttaacaggcTTTAAAAAGCAATGCAAACTTgcataaaatcattaatttggATTAAAATCTCTCTCttgcattttacattttattaaaaccttGATTTGAGCAATTATCATCGCCAGTAATTACATTCCATCGCACCAATTTCAAGTAatgcacacatttttttctcttgattttacGCATTACCTTACGATTAACCAACaattaagaaagaaaagagaaaaaaaaagttgaactggagtaattttttttttcgttaaacatTCATCATCATATTCAACAACCAGCacaatttaattctaattttaatcaatttgagttacaaacgaaaaaaaaagcacgGAGAAACTTATGCCTGCGCACAATGAGACCACCTGTTTAACTTTATAAATAGTGCGCCGTTTTAATGTGcgttatttttcaagtttctcGCCAagttttatcataataatgatTTTGATTTGCTCTgtgagttttttatttatttttataattttatacgatttgtgtgtaaaataatagttttttacGCATTAAccgacaatttttatttatatcatttCTTAAATCGTTTTTTTGCCTCCTTTTCTACGACTCTTTGCTAGATAAATGTGTTCAACTCGTGTAATttcttacacttttttttcgtgttgtttTGATGTTTATTAGGATGGACATCTTGTCAAGTCGCACATTTAATGCGAGTTTTTTGGAAATGGGCACTGTACTGGCTCAGGATCAGATATTTCGTTGAAAGATGAGCTACGGTGGTTGCTTGAGTGttgaaaaacaactaaaattattataatcgtTGT
It encodes:
- the LOC134829865 gene encoding inositol-trisphosphate 3-kinase homolog isoform X2, encoding MSLPSFLAINALGLSIPATPRLLHNKYLSCPEHLQISGHQDTVIFQNSRVHKKIKDLSDPELVAYQKLTEDSSAYKVAPRFYGIKTCDDGIFIELENLLSGFNDPYMMDIKMGCRTFVESEVSNTGLRKDLYEKMKSIEPSTLNTEDHALQAVTKLRYMQFREKMSSSHERGFRIDAVKLRGLSPVRDLKTIRSKEEIEQLISIFMSMRPAAIKEIYRRLKSMRSVMEQSEFFKKFEIIGSSIFIVYDEKKAGVWLIDYAKANQLPEGVTISHRKPWQPGNHEEGLLYGMDQLIGVFKILNERIEKSKKRRFSYSKTKNEEATEKTI
- the LOC134829865 gene encoding inositol-trisphosphate 3-kinase homolog isoform X1, which codes for MPAICKPIAWTNEKLRPCLDRLERSESSSAIRKCILNLLFEFLDLNQQQEEEQELLKNPPSNMSLPSFLAINALGLSIPATPRLLHNKYLSCPEHLQISGHQDTVIFQNSRVHKKIKDLSDPELVAYQKLTEDSSAYKVAPRFYGIKTCDDGIFIELENLLSGFNDPYMMDIKMGCRTFVESEVSNTGLRKDLYEKMKSIEPSTLNTEDHALQAVTKLRYMQFREKMSSSHERGFRIDAVKLRGLSPVRDLKTIRSKEEIEQLISIFMSMRPAAIKEIYRRLKSMRSVMEQSEFFKKFEIIGSSIFIVYDEKKAGVWLIDYAKANQLPEGVTISHRKPWQPGNHEEGLLYGMDQLIGVFKILNERIEKSKKRRFSYSKTKNEEATEKTI